From a single Nocardioides panacis genomic region:
- the dcd gene encoding dCTP deaminase: MLLSDRDILAEIDARRVALEPFDAGMVQPSSVDVRLDRFFRVFENHKYPHIDPAQDQPDLTREVEPEGMEPFILHPGEFVLGSTYEVVTLPDDVAARLEGKSSLGRLGLLTHSTAGFIDPGFSGHVTLELSNVATLPIKLWPGMKIGQLCFFRLSSPSEHPYGSAKYGSRYQGQRGPTPSRSHLNFHRTDI; encoded by the coding sequence GTGCTGCTCTCCGACCGCGACATCCTCGCCGAGATCGACGCCCGCCGGGTCGCCCTGGAACCCTTCGACGCGGGCATGGTGCAGCCGTCGAGCGTCGACGTCCGGCTGGACCGGTTCTTCCGGGTCTTCGAGAACCACAAGTACCCGCACATCGACCCGGCACAGGACCAGCCCGACCTCACCCGGGAGGTCGAGCCCGAGGGCATGGAGCCGTTCATCCTGCACCCCGGCGAGTTCGTCCTCGGGTCGACGTACGAGGTGGTCACGCTGCCCGACGACGTCGCCGCGCGCCTCGAGGGCAAGTCCTCGCTGGGCCGCCTCGGGCTGCTGACCCACTCGACGGCCGGCTTCATCGACCCGGGGTTCTCCGGGCACGTGACCCTGGAGCTGTCGAACGTCGCGACCCTGCCGATCAAGCTGTGGCCCGGGATGAAGATCGGCCAGCTCTGCTTCTTCCGCCTCTCGTCGCCGTCGGAGCACCCCTACGGCTCGGCGAAGTACGGCTCGCGCTACCAGGGCCAGCGCGGCCCGACGCCGTCGCGGTCCCACCTCAACTTCCACCGCACCGACATCTAG